From Odontesthes bonariensis isolate fOdoBon6 chromosome 21, fOdoBon6.hap1, whole genome shotgun sequence, a single genomic window includes:
- the vasnb gene encoding vasorin b — MESERLHTMKIFLSSLMPLLLLLICPDGIFSSKCPDDCTCSDGGAILCYQRRSSTVPKGLDSSTISLYLFANGIEGILAEDLEGLDILHMLDLSQNKLTQLPDRVFEPLTSLKNLDLSSNQITHISEECFYGMPLLERLYLYNNHIKTIHPAAFNGLENLLELKLQGNMLTSLPTLSLPRLLLLDLGYNFLPTLGPSDLQTPNLESLILGDVNLTSLDKELIRNMKNLHDLDISGNQLKSFPSVLKETPDLVYLNLARNPLSSLKVEDLQNLKELNELDISSISLQGLPEEFSQLFPELRKLTVAENPFNCLCNLAWFPRWIKTEIILLERTQETRCHFPPIHAGKVLQSLEYRDFGCPITTTVTPSTVKTTTTTLSVPVTTFPTTTTVIQDPKASDNPVDTEVHFPQPPVPASPSSSSIDQDEELHFCPPNTCLNGGICHLDQHGQVECTCPHGTSGMYCEVQNHSPPSSPEAEPSRATVSADQPDIRCHQATATSILLDLERYIKMRPDIRGIRLTYSNLSGPDRRPINLSLPVTFTEYRLRGLNPNSTYAVCASPLGAPIGIDNVCTVGQTAPRSTTDAPEKMKSQKFPTFLVPASAILPLLVLIAIAVGVVCYLRRKKAKGHLDLECETSQLELDGVKASMDNGALPHKQPKIMNPEPAVQNGSLEYEVLLLQDNFTSNNNMSLHKPSYF; from the coding sequence ATGGAGAGTGAAAGACTTCACACCATGAAGATCTTTCTCAGTTCACTGATGCCTTTGTTGCTCCTCCTTATCTGTCCTGATGGCATCTTCTCCAGTAAGTGCCCAGATGATTGCACCTGTTCCGACGGTGGAGCCATTTTGTGTTACCAGAGACGCTCCTCTACCGTTCCCAAGGGATTAGACTCATCTACAATAAGCCTCTACCTGTTCGCCAATGGGATTGAAGGCATTTTAGCCGAGGACCTTGAAGGTCTAGATATTTTGCACATGCTAGACCTTAGTCAAAACAAACTGACCCAACTTCCAGACAGGGTGTTTGAACCTTTGACTTCCTTGAAAAACCTGGACTTGTCATCCAACCAGATAACccacatttcagaggaatgtttcTATGGAATGCCACTGCTTGAGCGCCTTTATTTGTATAATAATCACATCAAGACCATCCACCCTGCAGCCTTTAATGGATTGGAGAATCTGCTGGAACTTAAACTGCAGGGTAACATGCTGACATCTCTGCCCACCCTCTCATTGCCTAGGCTGTTGCTGCTGGaccttggatataattttttacCCACTTTGGGTCCTTCAGACCTCCAGACCCCAAACCTGGAGTCGCTCATTTTGGGTGATGTGAACCTCACTAGCCTGGATAAGGAGCTCATACGTAATATGAAGAATCTTCATGACCTGGACATTTCAGGAAACCAATTGAAGTCTTTCCCATCAGTACTAAAGGAGACCCCAGATTTGGTTTATCTCAACCTGGctaggaacccattgagttctTTAAAGGTTGAGGACCTGCAGAACCTTAAGGAGCTAAATGAGTTGGACATTAGCAGCATCAGTCTACAAGGCCTCCCTGAAGAGTTCTCTCAACTCTTCCCTGAACTCAGAAAGCTCACAGTGGCCGAAAATCCATTCAATTGCCTCTGCAACTTAGCATGGTTTCCAAGATGGATCAAAACCGAAATTATCTTGCTGGAGAGGACACAGGAGACTCGCTGCCATTTCCCACCTATTCATGCTGGAAAGGTATTACAAAGCCTGGAGTATAGGGATTTTGGCTGTCCAATCACAACTACAGTCACCCCAAGTACTGTAAAAACTACTACTACCACCCTCTCTGTTCCAGTCACCACCTTTCCAACTACAACTACAGTTATTCAAGACCCCAAGGCCAGCGACAACCCAGTTGACACAGAGGTTCACTTTCCCCAACCCCCTGTCCCTGCATCCCCCAGTAGCAGCAGCATCGACCAAGATGAGGAGCTGCATTTCTGTCCCCCTAACACTTGTCTGAATGGTGGTATTTGTCATCTGGACCAACATGGCCAAGTAGAGTGTACCTGTCCACATGGTACCTCTGGCATGTATTGTGAAGTGCAAAACCATTCTCCACCTTCATCACCTGAAGCTGAACCTTCCAGGGCAACTGTCAGCGCAGACCAACCAGACATCAGATGCCATCAAGCAACTGCAACCTCAATCCTGCTGGACCTCGAGCGCTACATCAAAATGCGGCCTGACATCCGTGGAATCCGCCTGACCTACAGCAATCTGTCAGGGCCAGACCGCAGACCAATTAATCTCAGCCTCCCAGTAACCTTCACAGAGTATAGACTTAGAGGTCTGAATCCCAACTCTACCTATGCTGTATGTGCTAGTCCATTAGGTGCACCTATTGGCATAGACAATGTCTGCACTGTGGGTCAAACAGCCCCTAGAAGCACAACTGACGCACCTGAAAAAATGAAAAGCCAAAAATTTCCCACATTTCTGGTGCCTGCAAGTGCTATCTTGCCACTGCTCGTACTGATTGCAATAGCAGTGGGAGTGGTATGCTACCTTCGCAGGAAGAAGGCCAAGGGCCACCTGGACCTAGAATGTGAGACCTCTCAGCTAGAGCTGGATGGCGTTAAAGCTAGCATGGACAATGGGGCATTGCCTCACAAACAGCCCAAAATTATGAACCCCGAACCTGCTGTTCAAAATGGTAGTCTGGAATATGAGGTGTTGCTACTACAAGATAACTTTACATCAAATAACAATATGTCCTTGCACAAGCCCTCTTACTTTTAA